In Nitrosarchaeum koreense MY1, one genomic interval encodes:
- a CDS encoding phosphate signaling complex PhoU family protein encodes MKLSENTKQTRKIQLSGGSTYIISMPKEWIEELKIKVGENVTIVKNSNKSLTLFPREHGNDKNQTTATIISSQKDSGESVKRKIIAAYLAGYKTIQIKTKGMKIPSEHSRSVRELVHSSMIGTEIVESSSEAMTIQILTRLPELSFESALKRMHLMAINMIKESIEALEEKDTPHADEVINMDDEVDRFGLYMRRNLVLAVENQSILEDMGLKRPSDCLEYRTIVGKIERIGDHASLIAKRIKFIEDEIDPKTISKIKKLSEKALEVFEESMMSVQNHDFQKAENVAEKVSKIIEEEKEIMSKINDNGKNSTVIKFILEDLRRIIEYSGDIAEVAIDENIQSIISEE; translated from the coding sequence GTGAAACTATCTGAAAACACTAAACAAACAAGGAAAATTCAGCTTAGTGGAGGTTCCACATACATCATATCAATGCCAAAAGAGTGGATTGAGGAATTAAAAATTAAAGTCGGAGAAAATGTAACTATAGTAAAAAATTCAAACAAATCATTAACTCTATTTCCAAGAGAACATGGTAATGATAAAAATCAAACTACGGCCACTATAATTTCTAGTCAAAAAGATTCAGGGGAATCAGTTAAAAGAAAAATAATTGCGGCATATCTTGCAGGGTATAAAACAATTCAAATCAAAACTAAAGGTATGAAGATTCCTTCAGAACATTCAAGAAGTGTACGAGAGCTGGTTCACTCATCTATGATAGGAACCGAGATCGTTGAATCTAGTTCAGAGGCAATGACTATTCAAATTTTAACTAGATTGCCAGAATTATCATTTGAATCTGCACTAAAGAGAATGCATCTAATGGCCATCAATATGATTAAAGAGTCAATAGAGGCTTTAGAAGAAAAAGACACTCCACATGCAGATGAAGTTATCAATATGGATGATGAAGTAGATAGATTTGGACTTTATATGCGGCGAAATTTAGTTTTGGCAGTTGAAAATCAAAGCATACTTGAAGATATGGGGTTAAAACGACCATCAGATTGTCTTGAATATAGGACTATAGTAGGCAAAATAGAAAGAATAGGAGATCACGCAAGTCTAATTGCAAAGAGAATTAAATTTATTGAAGATGAAATTGATCCAAAAACCATATCAAAAATTAAAAAATTATCTGAAAAAGCACTAGAAGTTTTTGAAGAATCAATGATGTCTGTTCAAAATCATGATTTTCAAAAAGCGGAAAATGTTGCAGAAAAGGTAAGCAAAATAATTGAGGAAGAAAAAGAAATTATGTCAAAGATAAACGACAATGGAAAAAATTCAACAGTAATAAAATTTATTTTAGAAGATCTGAGGAGAATTATAGAATATTCAGGAGATATTGCAGAAGTTGCAATTGATGAAAATATTCAGAGTATTATTTCTGAAGAATAA
- the pstC gene encoding phosphate ABC transporter permease subunit PstC, which yields MNKVNLNIKQRKIISDKIFKIGVTTAGAYVLIVVVLIAFQLVSESYPVWEEEGLSFITKTDWNAVEGRESFGALPYILGTLTTSAIAMMIGVPLSIGIAMFISDAPPKIGAPLGFLVELLAAVPSVIYGLWGLYVFRIYFRDWFETPLHDAFGDNIWLFSGNPYGLDILTASVILAIMIIPTVSAVSREIMKAVPQQQKEAAYMLGATKWEMFKLAIFPYSKTGLIGASILGLGRAVGETMAVTMLIGNATGLGAIPSSLFGPSQTMSSIIANEFVEASPASIHMPALIGIGLILLLIAIVINVVAHLLVTRMLKIKEGAINN from the coding sequence GTGAATAAAGTAAATCTGAATATAAAACAAAGAAAAATAATTTCAGATAAAATATTCAAGATCGGGGTTACTACTGCTGGTGCATATGTTTTGATAGTAGTTGTATTGATAGCATTTCAACTAGTCTCAGAATCATATCCTGTATGGGAGGAAGAAGGATTGTCGTTTATCACAAAAACTGATTGGAATGCTGTGGAAGGCAGAGAATCATTTGGTGCATTACCTTACATTTTGGGTACATTGACTACATCTGCAATTGCAATGATGATCGGTGTTCCGCTAAGCATAGGAATTGCAATGTTTATCTCAGATGCCCCTCCTAAAATTGGAGCTCCTCTGGGATTTTTAGTAGAACTTTTAGCTGCAGTTCCAAGTGTAATTTATGGACTATGGGGATTGTATGTTTTTAGAATTTATTTTCGAGATTGGTTTGAAACTCCATTACATGATGCATTTGGAGATAATATTTGGTTATTTTCTGGCAATCCATATGGATTGGATATTCTAACTGCAAGTGTTATACTCGCAATTATGATAATTCCAACAGTTTCTGCAGTATCTCGAGAGATAATGAAGGCTGTGCCTCAACAACAAAAGGAGGCAGCTTACATGCTTGGTGCAACAAAATGGGAGATGTTCAAACTTGCAATATTTCCATATTCTAAAACTGGACTGATAGGTGCTTCTATTCTAGGTCTAGGCCGGGCTGTCGGCGAAACAATGGCAGTCACGATGCTAATTGGAAATGCAACTGGACTTGGTGCAATACCATCGTCGTTATTTGGTCCAAGTCAAACCATGTCAAGTATCATTGCAAATGAATTCGTTGAAGCATCACCTGCATCTATTCACATGCCTGCACTAATTGGAATTGGGTTGATTCTTTTGTTAATTGCTATTGTGATTAATGTTGTTGCTCATTTGCTTGTAACAAGAATGTTAAAAATTAAAGAAGGTGCAATTAATAATTGA
- the pstA gene encoding phosphate ABC transporter permease PstA: protein MNDIQTRRQEYRLLFKQNVAKRLLVDKIVRIIVFSCVIIAIIPLGSILVEVFKNGITAISIEFLTETPGSIGSGEGGIGPAIQGTLIIIGLSSLIGVPIGVMSGIFLSEYGDNKLARSVRFFNDVFMEFPSIILGIFAFLIIVLVLGHFSVWAGAFALSLIMFPIVARTTEESLKMVPTTYREAGTALGLKKWIITFRIVISAAKSGMITGILLSVSRIGGETAPLIMTILGSSQFFSSMDTPMDALPLRIWRLSLLPYDSAQLQGWGAALVLIMIILGINLGVRYYFSNKKNLLFGKFIKQRSNAIK from the coding sequence TTGAATGATATTCAAACCCGAAGACAAGAATATCGTTTATTATTCAAACAAAATGTTGCAAAAAGATTACTTGTAGATAAGATTGTTCGAATAATTGTTTTTTCTTGTGTAATAATTGCTATTATTCCATTGGGTAGTATCTTAGTTGAAGTATTCAAAAATGGTATAACTGCAATTAGTATTGAATTTTTAACTGAAACTCCTGGTTCTATTGGTTCTGGGGAAGGAGGAATAGGGCCTGCAATTCAAGGAACCTTGATAATTATTGGATTGTCTAGTTTAATTGGCGTTCCAATAGGTGTAATGTCTGGTATTTTTCTTTCTGAATATGGTGACAACAAGCTTGCAAGATCAGTTAGATTCTTTAATGATGTATTTATGGAATTTCCATCAATCATTCTTGGAATCTTTGCATTTTTGATAATTGTTTTAGTTCTTGGTCATTTCTCAGTTTGGGCTGGAGCATTTGCCTTGTCCTTGATAATGTTTCCAATTGTTGCGCGAACTACAGAAGAGTCATTGAAAATGGTACCAACTACTTATCGAGAAGCTGGAACTGCATTAGGACTAAAAAAATGGATTATTACATTTAGAATTGTAATCTCTGCTGCAAAGAGCGGTATGATTACTGGAATACTACTTTCTGTATCTCGAATTGGTGGTGAAACTGCTCCATTAATTATGACAATTCTTGGAAGTAGTCAATTCTTTAGCAGTATGGATACTCCAATGGATGCTTTACCTTTGAGAATATGGCGGCTCTCTTTATTGCCTTATGATAGTGCCCAACTTCAGGGATGGGGGGCTGCATTAGTTTTGATTATGATTATACTTGGAATTAATTTGGGAGTCAGATATTATTTTTCAAATAAAAAAAATCTACTCTTTGGTAAATTCATCAAACAGAGGAGTAATGCTATAAAATGA
- the pstB gene encoding phosphate ABC transporter ATP-binding protein PstB encodes MITENVTVSYDGIEAVKNVTMKFKEKSVTALIGPSGCGKTTFLRCLNRMHDMTKNAKVTGKVMIDDIDLYSKDIDPIYHRRKVGMVFQKPNPFPTMSIYDNVTAGLRLNGVRDKRILDEIVEDSLKMAYLWDEVKNDLKKSAIELSGGQQQRLCIARALAIQPEVLLMDEPASALDPIATQKIEETITELKKDYAIIIVTHNMQQAIRVSDYTGFMYLGDLIEFRETKKLFTDPKDELTAKYVQGHFG; translated from the coding sequence ATGATTACAGAAAATGTTACAGTAAGTTATGATGGTATAGAAGCAGTGAAAAATGTTACAATGAAATTCAAAGAAAAATCTGTTACAGCATTAATCGGCCCATCTGGTTGTGGAAAAACTACATTTCTTCGGTGTTTAAACAGAATGCATGATATGACAAAAAATGCCAAAGTTACAGGTAAAGTCATGATTGATGATATTGATCTTTATTCAAAAGATATAGATCCAATTTATCACCGAAGAAAAGTTGGAATGGTTTTCCAAAAACCAAATCCGTTTCCAACAATGTCCATTTATGATAATGTAACTGCAGGACTCCGACTAAATGGAGTTCGTGATAAACGAATTCTCGATGAAATTGTTGAGGATTCTTTGAAGATGGCTTATCTATGGGATGAAGTAAAAAATGATCTTAAAAAATCTGCCATTGAATTATCTGGTGGTCAACAACAACGTCTTTGTATTGCTAGAGCACTTGCTATACAACCTGAAGTGTTATTGATGGATGAACCTGCATCAGCACTTGACCCAATTGCCACTCAAAAAATTGAAGAAACAATCACAGAATTAAAAAAAGATTATGCTATAATCATTGTAACTCATAATATGCAACAAGCAATACGTGTTTCAGATTATACTGGATTTATGTATCTAGGTGACCTGATAGAATTTCGTGAAACAAAGAAACTATTTACAGATCCTAAAGATGAACTAACCGCAAAATATGTGCAAGGACACTTTGGTTAA
- a CDS encoding phosphate signaling complex PhoU family protein, giving the protein MTRLIDPSLHKLSFIMSEMGDMVIESISLAIDSYLTGTNTKDQVLKLSDSIRVKYYEVEDLTFDMLLKYQPVADDFRLIRSSTEISYAFSRFGRYAYDITLVRDLFGDVSECTNASLVESTKKVKHMIKEAVLSFAELDIRKAIEIREDEKFIDRIYRERLPKLIESTNTRCALAEALLLRYLERIGDHAVFMSDAINYIVTGKHRPTDERIASHTKTEHDSSSNPN; this is encoded by the coding sequence ATGACTCGTTTAATAGATCCATCACTACACAAATTGTCATTTATCATGTCTGAAATGGGTGATATGGTAATTGAATCCATCTCTTTGGCTATTGATTCGTATCTGACAGGAACAAATACAAAAGATCAAGTTCTCAAATTATCTGATTCTATACGTGTAAAATACTATGAAGTGGAAGATCTCACATTTGACATGCTATTAAAATATCAACCTGTTGCAGATGACTTTAGATTAATTCGTTCGTCTACAGAAATTTCATACGCGTTTTCTAGATTTGGAAGGTATGCTTATGATATCACTCTTGTTCGTGATTTGTTTGGTGATGTATCTGAATGCACCAATGCATCCCTTGTTGAATCTACAAAAAAAGTAAAGCACATGATCAAAGAAGCTGTTTTATCCTTTGCTGAATTGGATATACGAAAAGCTATTGAAATTAGAGAAGATGAAAAATTCATTGATCGAATTTATCGTGAAAGATTACCAAAACTTATAGAATCTACTAATACTAGATGTGCTCTTGCTGAAGCCCTTTTGTTGAGATATTTAGAACGAATTGGTGATCATGCAGTATTCATGAGTGATGCAATTAATTACATTGTTACTGGCAAACACCGTCCAACCGATGAAAGAATCGCTTCACATACAAAAACCGAACACGATTCAAGTTCTAATCCTAATTAA
- a CDS encoding DUF47 domain-containing protein, with product MGHMFSWMKSNDKQLLKIFNDLAKKAVETAEALVVLFSDLNNVQQHEIIKKLESEADILTRDIFAELNKTFITPFDREDMQRIASKIDDVIDFMDGISARTHSYKITTAPPYTLEIAKELVNATKEVEYMVSKLRNIKNTKDMITHCRNTSVIEHTVDDLYRKSIEKLFESNDPITIIKLKDIYETMETASDRCVDVADVIEDIVLKYG from the coding sequence ATGGGACATATGTTTTCATGGATGAAATCCAATGACAAACAACTTTTAAAAATTTTTAATGATCTAGCAAAAAAAGCCGTAGAGACTGCAGAAGCATTGGTTGTATTATTTTCAGATCTTAATAATGTTCAACAACATGAAATAATAAAAAAGCTTGAAAGTGAGGCAGATATTCTTACTCGAGATATTTTTGCTGAATTAAATAAAACATTCATCACTCCTTTTGATCGTGAAGACATGCAAAGAATTGCTTCAAAAATAGACGATGTAATTGATTTCATGGATGGAATTTCTGCACGAACACATAGTTACAAAATTACTACTGCTCCACCATACACATTAGAAATAGCAAAAGAGCTTGTCAATGCAACAAAAGAAGTTGAATACATGGTTTCAAAATTAAGAAACATCAAAAATACTAAAGATATGATAACTCACTGTCGAAATACTAGCGTAATTGAGCACACTGTAGATGATTTGTATAGAAAATCTATTGAAAAACTCTTTGAGAGTAATGATCCTATAACTATCATCAAACTAAAAGATATCTATGAAACAATGGAAACTGCATCTGATAGATGTGTGGATGTTGCAGATGTCATTGAAGACATAGTTCTGAAATACGGTTAG
- a CDS encoding inorganic phosphate transporter, translating to MYELAIGAIIVALTFDFINGFHDAANSIATVVGTRVLKPLHAVTLAAIANFVGPFLFGVAVATTIGKGIIDPDFVTIHIVMAALFGAIVWNLITWWLGLPSSSSHALVGGIIGAGLAGAGSHAIIFSGLEKVVTGILVSPVVGLIGAFLLASLIVRAFANKNPANVNSAFGKLQLVSATYFSLTHGANDGQKTMGIIVLILLTEGILTTFEVPFWVILIAAVAISLGTFFGGWRIVKTMGARITQLKPYQGFAAETSGATILAILAHIGIPASTTHAISGSIMGAGAVRRLSAVRWGIGKRIVWAWIITIPASAVIAYAIMLLFNFFM from the coding sequence ATGTATGAACTTGCTATCGGTGCCATAATAGTAGCCCTGACTTTTGATTTTATCAATGGTTTTCATGATGCAGCAAATTCTATTGCAACAGTTGTTGGAACTAGAGTACTAAAACCTCTTCATGCTGTAACTCTTGCAGCAATTGCTAACTTTGTTGGACCATTTCTTTTTGGAGTAGCAGTTGCAACTACAATTGGAAAAGGAATCATTGATCCTGATTTTGTCACAATTCATATTGTGATGGCAGCACTGTTTGGTGCAATTGTATGGAATTTAATTACTTGGTGGTTGGGACTTCCTTCTTCAAGTAGTCATGCACTTGTTGGTGGTATTATTGGTGCAGGTCTTGCAGGTGCAGGATCTCACGCAATAATTTTTAGTGGATTAGAAAAAGTAGTTACAGGAATCCTTGTTTCTCCTGTAGTTGGATTGATTGGTGCGTTTTTACTTGCATCATTAATTGTCAGAGCATTTGCAAACAAAAACCCCGCTAATGTGAATTCTGCTTTTGGTAAATTGCAACTAGTGTCTGCAACTTATTTTTCACTTACTCATGGTGCAAATGATGGCCAAAAAACTATGGGAATAATTGTTTTAATTTTGTTGACTGAAGGAATTCTGACAACTTTTGAAGTGCCTTTCTGGGTGATATTGATTGCAGCAGTAGCAATTAGTCTTGGCACATTTTTTGGCGGATGGAGAATTGTAAAAACAATGGGGGCAAGAATAACACAGCTAAAGCCATACCAAGGATTTGCAGCTGAAACCAGTGGAGCTACCATCTTAGCTATTTTGGCTCATATTGGAATTCCTGCCAGTACAACTCATGCAATTTCTGGCTCAATCATGGGTGCAGGTGCAGTTAGACGTCTTTCTGCAGTTAGATGGGGAATAGGTAAAAGAATAGTGTGGGCTTGGATTATTACAATTCCTGCAAGTGCTGTAATTGCATATGCTATCATGCTTCTATTCAATTTTTTTATGTAA
- a CDS encoding winged helix-turn-helix transcriptional regulator, protein METNRKKLPVIANKCEFDGYDVSKLLKETSTIRDLITKRATLEILFPLCCTTEPVRHKQFKKSLKGISSKTLSTRLSELVSEGILTRETFAEVPPRVEYRLTQKGQELIESITDLLNWMKKWSK, encoded by the coding sequence ATGGAAACTAATAGAAAAAAGCTACCTGTAATTGCAAACAAATGTGAATTTGATGGTTATGATGTATCAAAATTACTAAAAGAAACTTCTACCATACGAGATTTGATAACAAAGAGAGCAACACTTGAAATTCTATTTCCTCTATGCTGTACAACTGAACCAGTAAGACACAAACAGTTCAAAAAATCCCTTAAAGGAATTAGCAGTAAGACATTATCCACAAGATTATCTGAACTTGTTTCTGAGGGGATTCTGACTAGAGAGACATTTGCGGAAGTACCTCCACGAGTAGAATACAGACTAACGCAAAAGGGACAAGAACTAATTGAATCAATTACTGATCTCCTTAATTGGATGAAAAAATGGTCAAAGTAA
- the arsM gene encoding arsenite methyltransferase encodes MEQSIKEEIKKRYSKIAVTGNTNCCCMPGECKSGDSPIDATKLIGYAQKELESIPQEAILGVGCGAPLNYLELKEGEIVVDLGSGAGIDIFLAAKKVSNSGKAIGIDMTDQMLEKARENALNGNYSNVEFRKGDIEENIPLNNNSVDAVISNCVINLTTNKTNAFKEVFRILKNEGRMVISDLITDVEISPNQINSEQWCECIDGALTKENYISSMKQAGFEKIEILEERVYMEREKVNGRRITSLVIKAIK; translated from the coding sequence ATGGAACAATCAATCAAAGAAGAGATCAAAAAAAGATATTCAAAGATAGCAGTTACTGGAAATACAAATTGTTGTTGTATGCCTGGGGAGTGTAAATCAGGAGATTCTCCAATTGATGCAACAAAATTAATTGGTTATGCACAAAAAGAACTTGAATCAATCCCACAAGAAGCAATTTTGGGAGTTGGGTGTGGAGCCCCGTTAAATTACCTTGAACTTAAAGAAGGAGAGATTGTTGTTGATTTGGGTTCAGGTGCAGGAATCGACATATTTTTAGCTGCAAAAAAAGTATCAAATTCAGGCAAAGCCATTGGAATTGATATGACAGATCAGATGTTGGAAAAAGCTAGAGAAAATGCTCTAAATGGAAATTATTCTAATGTGGAATTTAGAAAAGGAGACATTGAAGAAAACATCCCACTAAACAATAACTCTGTGGATGCTGTGATTAGCAATTGTGTTATCAATCTAACGACAAACAAAACAAATGCGTTCAAGGAAGTTTTTAGAATTTTAAAAAATGAAGGGAGAATGGTAATATCTGATCTAATAACTGATGTAGAGATATCACCAAATCAGATAAACTCTGAACAGTGGTGTGAATGTATTGATGGTGCCTTGACTAAAGAAAATTATATCTCATCAATGAAACAAGCAGGTTTTGAAAAGATTGAGATCTTGGAAGAAAGAGTATACATGGAAAGAGAAAAAGTAAATGGAAGAAGAATTACAAGTCTAGTGATAAAGGCGATTAAGTAA
- a CDS encoding arsenate reductase ArsC, with the protein MTKKILFVCVENAGRSQMAEAFFKKFMPKGFEVISAGTKPSDKVNPIVLQAMNEIGIDMKNQTPKTISQQIISESEKAVNMGCIDQESCPALFLKDVLDWQIPDPKGKPIEQVREIRDQIKSKVMDLIKSFEE; encoded by the coding sequence ATGACAAAAAAAATTCTTTTTGTATGTGTTGAAAATGCTGGAAGAAGCCAAATGGCTGAAGCATTTTTTAAAAAATTCATGCCAAAAGGCTTTGAAGTTATTAGTGCAGGAACAAAGCCTAGTGATAAAGTAAATCCCATTGTTTTACAAGCAATGAATGAAATTGGTATTGATATGAAAAATCAAACTCCAAAAACTATCTCACAACAGATAATATCTGAATCTGAAAAAGCTGTAAACATGGGATGTATAGACCAAGAGTCATGTCCTGCGCTATTTCTAAAAGATGTTCTTGATTGGCAAATCCCTGATCCTAAAGGAAAACCAATTGAACAAGTAAGAGAAATTCGTGATCAGATTAAATCAAAGGTGATGGATTTGATCAAATCATTTGAGGAATAG
- a CDS encoding MIP/aquaporin family protein has protein sequence MTYSNLQIFIVELIGTFILVVFATGSIVYDVQTGGTLGIAFAAVAPFIALIIGIYCFGKVSLAHFNPAVTIGFYITGHISKIQIVIYFTAEIIGALLGSLFVLTFIGTEANLGANAPNPDFSMSLVFPVEVLASALLMTVIFTVVYTKGLRGFGGIVIGGIVGLDIFFLAFISGASMNPARALAPALFSGVFENLWLYWTAPYVGTVITAFLFRNKFRNQK, from the coding sequence ATGACTTATTCTAACTTGCAAATTTTCATCGTAGAATTAATTGGTACTTTTATTCTTGTTGTATTTGCAACTGGTTCTATTGTGTATGATGTGCAAACTGGTGGAACACTTGGAATTGCTTTTGCAGCCGTTGCACCATTTATCGCATTAATTATTGGGATTTACTGTTTTGGTAAAGTGTCACTAGCTCATTTTAATCCGGCAGTGACTATTGGTTTTTACATCACTGGACATATCTCTAAAATTCAGATAGTAATTTATTTTACAGCTGAGATCATTGGCGCATTACTTGGTTCATTGTTTGTTTTGACCTTTATTGGAACAGAAGCAAATCTTGGTGCAAACGCACCTAATCCTGATTTCTCAATGTCTCTGGTATTTCCCGTTGAGGTTTTAGCATCTGCTTTACTTATGACTGTAATCTTTACTGTAGTTTACACAAAAGGATTACGAGGATTCGGAGGAATAGTAATTGGTGGGATTGTCGGGCTGGATATCTTTTTTTTGGCTTTTATCTCAGGCGCGTCTATGAATCCTGCAAGGGCATTGGCACCTGCATTGTTTTCTGGAGTGTTTGAAAATTTATGGTTATATTGGACTGCTCCATATGTCGGAACTGTAATTACTGCATTTTTATTTAGAAACAAATTTCGTAACCAAAAATAG
- the hemL gene encoding glutamate-1-semialdehyde 2,1-aminomutase, producing the protein MSKSQKLFNESKKVIPSGVNSPVRYFEPYPFFAKKSNGAYIWDEDNQRYIDFCNGYGALLLGHRRKEVLSAVSKQLTQGTMFCTPTQSEIELSKLIVSNFPSIQKVRLVNTGGEATMTAIRLARGFTKKKKIIKFEGCYHGAHDSVLVKAGSGSAHNGISVSDGGLDEVSKNTLVVQYNNSEELERIISKNKDIAGVIVEPILANMGLILPEKNFLSEIRKITKDNDVPLIFDEVVTGFRISPGGAQQHFRIKPDITTLAKALGSGFAVAAVGGKKEIMDLLSPGGKVYQASTYAGNPTSVSAAIASIKTINKIKNKLYSKLEKYNIMLTHAIDDIATDLKIPHQINFTSSMFQIFFTDKPVVDYISSMNADAKKFKKMFSILLKNGVFIAPSQFEVVFLSDAHTKTDLENTINAYDVALKSVKN; encoded by the coding sequence TTGTCAAAATCTCAAAAACTATTCAACGAATCTAAAAAAGTAATTCCTTCTGGTGTGAATAGTCCTGTTAGATATTTTGAACCGTATCCATTTTTTGCAAAAAAATCAAATGGAGCATACATCTGGGATGAAGATAATCAAAGATACATTGATTTCTGTAACGGATATGGTGCGTTACTTTTAGGACATCGACGTAAAGAGGTTCTAAGCGCAGTATCAAAACAACTCACTCAAGGAACAATGTTTTGTACTCCTACTCAATCTGAAATAGAACTATCAAAACTAATTGTTAGTAACTTTCCTTCAATTCAAAAAGTTCGACTTGTAAACACTGGGGGCGAAGCTACAATGACTGCTATAAGATTAGCTCGCGGTTTTACAAAAAAGAAAAAAATCATAAAGTTTGAGGGATGTTACCATGGTGCCCATGATTCTGTTTTGGTAAAGGCAGGTTCTGGGTCTGCACATAATGGAATTTCTGTTTCTGATGGTGGATTAGATGAGGTATCAAAAAACACACTTGTTGTACAATACAACAATTCCGAAGAACTTGAAAGAATAATATCAAAAAATAAAGACATTGCTGGCGTTATTGTTGAACCAATACTTGCAAACATGGGATTAATTTTACCTGAAAAGAACTTTTTATCTGAGATTAGAAAAATTACAAAAGATAATGACGTTCCTTTGATTTTTGACGAAGTTGTTACTGGATTTAGAATATCTCCTGGAGGGGCTCAACAACATTTCAGAATTAAACCCGATATCACAACTTTGGCAAAGGCTTTGGGAAGTGGCTTTGCAGTTGCAGCAGTAGGTGGCAAAAAAGAGATTATGGATCTTCTTTCTCCTGGAGGCAAAGTCTACCAAGCAAGCACATATGCAGGAAATCCCACATCTGTTAGTGCAGCTATAGCATCAATTAAGACAATCAATAAAATAAAAAATAAACTATATTCAAAACTTGAAAAATACAATATCATGCTTACTCATGCTATTGATGATATCGCTACTGACCTGAAAATACCGCATCAAATTAACTTTACATCATCAATGTTTCAAATTTTCTTCACAGACAAACCTGTAGTGGATTATATCTCATCAATGAATGCAGATGCAAAAAAATTCAAAAAAATGTTTTCTATATTATTAAAAAATGGCGTTTTTATTGCGCCCTCTCAATTTGAAGTAGTCTTCTTATCTGATGCACACACAAAAACTGATCTAGAAAATACCATAAATGCTTATGATGTTGCATTAAAATCGGTGAAGAATTGA
- the hemC gene encoding hydroxymethylbilane synthase, with translation MKYVIGARGSQLSIAQTNWVKSELKKINPDAEFEIKTITTKGDTDARPLFTIDQKGIFEKEIDRAVADNEVDFAVHSLKDVPSQLIDNLILSSVPKREMVNDIFISSDGTNLDSIKPGAVIGTSSLRRAVQITRKRPDVIVRPIRGNIETRIRKVFENEFDAIVLAQAGITRLGVDTTFTQLSIDDFSPSPGQGALAIVSRKNDSDTNSMLAKIEDSDSRLEIEAERALSDYVDSGCRFPIGAYAKSNGDEMTLSVSAFSVDGKQSLFVKKSGSKYDPASLGKTVGMELRKKGVNDLAINWRKKVEEWNKQ, from the coding sequence TTGAAATATGTAATTGGCGCAAGAGGCAGTCAGCTATCTATCGCACAAACAAACTGGGTAAAATCTGAACTAAAAAAAATAAATCCAGATGCTGAATTTGAAATTAAAACAATTACAACTAAAGGTGATACTGATGCAAGACCATTATTTACAATTGATCAAAAAGGAATATTTGAAAAAGAGATTGACAGAGCCGTTGCTGACAATGAAGTGGACTTTGCAGTACACAGTCTCAAAGATGTTCCCTCGCAATTAATTGATAACTTGATTTTGTCATCTGTCCCAAAACGAGAGATGGTAAATGATATTTTTATCTCATCTGATGGAACTAATCTTGATTCTATAAAACCAGGAGCTGTTATCGGTACAAGTTCATTGAGACGAGCTGTACAAATAACAAGAAAGAGACCTGATGTTATAGTTCGTCCAATTCGTGGCAACATTGAAACCAGAATTAGAAAAGTCTTTGAAAATGAATTTGATGCCATAGTATTGGCACAAGCAGGAATCACAAGATTGGGCGTAGACACTACATTTACACAATTATCTATTGATGATTTTTCACCATCTCCTGGCCAAGGAGCACTTGCAATAGTTTCACGAAAAAATGATTCTGATACAAATTCAATGTTGGCAAAGATTGAAGATTCTGACTCTAGATTGGAAATAGAAGCAGAACGTGCTCTTTCTGATTATGTTGATTCTGGATGCCGATTTCCAATTGGTGCATATGCTAAATCAAATGGAGATGAAATGACTTTGAGCGTTTCTGCTTTTTCTGTTGATGGTAAACAATCTCTTTTTGTAAAAAAGTCTGGAAGCAAGTATGATCCTGCATCTTTAGGTAAGACCGTAGGAATGGAATTACGCAAGAAAGGCGTAAATGACCTTGCAATAAATTGGAGAAAAAAAGTGGAGGAATGGAACAAACAATGA